A single Denticeps clupeoides chromosome 7, fDenClu1.1, whole genome shotgun sequence DNA region contains:
- the LOC114793694 gene encoding thioredoxin, mitochondrial-like encodes MAHRLLARRIWTVAVKEPRCSASSCLRPPPAAAPRPPTSSPRRGVSFTVQDHDDFTERVVNSELPVLVDFHAQWCGPCKILGPRLEKAIAKQKGRVAMAKVDIDEHTDLAIEYGVSAVPTVIAMRGGDVVDQFVGIKDEDQLDSFVQKVIGQ; translated from the exons ATGGCCCACAGGCTCCTCGCCCGGAGAATCTGGACGGTGGCGGTGAAGGAGCCGCGttgctccgcctcctcctgccTGCGCCCGCCCCCCGCCGCCGCGCCACGCCCCCCGACCTCCAGCCCGCGCCGCGGGGTGTCCTTCACCGTGCAGGACCACGACGACTTCACGGAGAGGGTGGTGAACAGCGAGCTGCCCGTGCTGGTGGACTTCCATGCCCA GTGGTGCGGCCCCTGCAAGATCCTCGGGCCGAGACTGGAGAAGGCCATCGCTAAGCAGAAGGGTCGCGTTGCCATGGCGAAGGTCGATATTGACGAACACACTGACCTGGCCATCGAATATGGA GTGTCTGCGGTTCCGACGGTCATCGCCATGCGTGGCGGCGACGTCGTCGACCAGTTCGTGGGGATCAAAGACGAAGACCAGCTGGATTCGTTTGTCCAAAAGGTGATTGGACAATGA